A region from the Mesorhizobium sp. J8 genome encodes:
- a CDS encoding acyl-CoA synthetase, which translates to MTDTPAALPRYEDAVERFRIEDEIARLHGDPATGINAYVECCGRYTGQNRLALRAISAAGDLREYSFDDLADMSGRVGSLLKSLGVGPGDVVAGMLPRIPELVALILGTWRIGAIYQPLFTAFGPKAVEHRLSYSKAKLVVTNPANRGKLDEVDNHPRIATILAPGETLPEGDIDFRAALAAASPDCEPMMRQGSDLFMMMSTSGTTGHPKGVPVPLSALLAFGTYMRDAIGLRPDDIFWNIADPGWAYGLYYAITGPLLLGIATTFYEGAFNAKSTYDIIERLGVTSLAGSPTAYRLLMAEGPEAAARVKGKLRVVSSAGEPLNPEVIRWFDAHLAAPIHDHYGQTENGMMVNNHHGLKHLVRAGSAGFAMPGYRMVVLDDEGNELGPNQPGVLAVDIANSPLRWFGGYHEAETPAIEGGYYRTGDTVEYEPDGSVSFIGRADDVITSSGYRIGPFDVESALIEHPAVNEAAVVGVPDAQRTEIVKAFVVLASAFQGSEALAEELAQHVKRRLSAHSYPREVEFVSELPKTPSGKIQRFLLRKAEVEKRKAE; encoded by the coding sequence ATGACCGATACGCCGGCGGCGTTGCCGCGCTATGAGGATGCCGTAGAGCGCTTCCGCATAGAGGACGAGATCGCGCGCCTCCACGGCGATCCGGCCACCGGCATCAACGCCTATGTCGAGTGTTGCGGCCGCTATACCGGCCAAAACCGGCTGGCGCTGCGCGCGATCTCGGCGGCCGGCGATTTGCGCGAATATTCCTTCGACGATCTTGCCGATATGTCGGGCCGAGTCGGCAGCCTGCTCAAAAGTCTCGGCGTCGGCCCCGGCGATGTCGTGGCCGGCATGCTGCCGCGCATTCCCGAGCTTGTGGCGCTGATCCTCGGTACGTGGCGGATCGGCGCAATCTACCAGCCGCTGTTCACCGCGTTCGGACCGAAGGCGGTCGAGCATCGCCTGAGCTACAGCAAGGCGAAGCTGGTGGTGACCAATCCCGCCAACCGCGGCAAGCTGGACGAGGTGGACAACCATCCGCGCATCGCCACCATTCTCGCCCCCGGCGAGACGCTGCCCGAAGGCGACATCGATTTCCGCGCGGCGCTCGCCGCCGCCTCCCCCGACTGCGAGCCGATGATGCGCCAGGGCTCAGACCTGTTCATGATGATGTCCACCTCGGGCACGACAGGACATCCGAAAGGCGTGCCGGTGCCGCTCAGCGCGTTGCTTGCCTTCGGCACCTATATGCGCGACGCGATCGGGCTTCGTCCCGACGACATCTTCTGGAACATCGCCGATCCCGGCTGGGCCTATGGGCTCTATTACGCCATCACAGGACCCTTGCTGCTCGGCATCGCCACCACCTTCTACGAGGGCGCGTTCAACGCCAAATCGACCTATGACATCATCGAGCGCCTCGGCGTCACCAGCCTTGCCGGCTCGCCAACGGCCTACCGCCTGCTGATGGCGGAGGGACCGGAAGCGGCCGCGCGCGTCAAAGGGAAGCTGCGCGTGGTGAGCAGCGCCGGCGAACCGCTCAACCCGGAAGTGATCCGCTGGTTCGACGCGCATCTTGCCGCGCCGATCCACGATCATTACGGCCAGACTGAGAACGGCATGATGGTCAACAACCATCACGGGCTTAAGCACCTTGTCCGAGCGGGCTCCGCCGGCTTCGCCATGCCAGGCTACCGCATGGTGGTGCTGGATGACGAAGGCAACGAGCTCGGCCCCAACCAGCCGGGCGTGCTTGCCGTCGATATCGCCAACTCACCGCTGCGCTGGTTCGGCGGCTACCATGAGGCGGAGACGCCGGCGATCGAGGGCGGCTACTACCGCACCGGCGACACGGTGGAATATGAGCCGGACGGCTCGGTCTCCTTCATCGGCCGCGCAGATGACGTCATCACCTCGTCCGGCTATCGCATCGGGCCGTTCGACGTGGAGAGCGCGCTGATCGAGCATCCGGCGGTCAACGAGGCGGCTGTCGTCGGCGTGCCCGACGCCCAGCGCACCGAGATCGTCAAGGCCTTTGTGGTGCTGGCGTCCGCCTTCCAGGGCAGCGAAGCGCTGGCCGAGGAACTCGCCCAGCATGTGAAGAGGCGGCTGTCCGCGCATTCCTATCCGCGCGAGGTCGAGTTCGTCAGCGAGCTGCCGAAGACGCCGAGCGGCAAGATCCAGCGGTTTCTGCTGCGCAAGGCCGAGGTGGAGAAGCGCAAGGCGGAATAA
- a CDS encoding helix-turn-helix transcriptional regulator, whose translation MLERTAEMDRRKELGRFLRAMRERVEPSLHGIRTGTRRRASGLLREEVALLAGISATWYTWLEQGREANPSAPVLNALADVLDLLPVERQHLFKLAKPEWLPAAIAPEGPSPDPRIAALLATLSPNPAYALNRAWDFIAWNDEAADLFGGFDPDEPTKSNLLKRLFLDPAWRALFADWEVVARSAIGQFRAATVGYASAADIRAVLDPLKALSPDFARQWAEMRVEEASIWSKGLVGPSGKVATYDYFMLAPAGVGKDITLSLYRKRG comes from the coding sequence ATGCTGGAACGGACCGCCGAGATGGACAGGCGCAAGGAACTTGGCCGCTTCCTGCGCGCCATGCGCGAGCGCGTCGAGCCGTCCCTGCACGGCATCCGCACCGGCACGCGGCGACGCGCAAGCGGACTGCTGCGCGAGGAAGTCGCGCTGCTCGCCGGGATCAGCGCCACCTGGTACACATGGCTGGAACAGGGCCGCGAGGCCAACCCTTCCGCTCCAGTGCTCAATGCGCTGGCCGACGTGCTGGACCTCTTGCCGGTGGAGCGTCAGCATCTGTTCAAGCTCGCAAAGCCGGAATGGCTGCCCGCGGCGATTGCGCCCGAAGGCCCCTCGCCCGATCCGCGCATTGCCGCATTGCTCGCCACGCTCTCGCCCAATCCGGCCTATGCGCTCAACCGCGCCTGGGACTTCATTGCCTGGAACGACGAGGCGGCAGATCTGTTCGGCGGCTTCGATCCCGACGAGCCAACGAAGAGCAATCTGCTCAAGCGGCTCTTCCTCGACCCGGCCTGGCGTGCGCTGTTTGCCGACTGGGAGGTTGTGGCTCGCTCAGCTATCGGTCAGTTCCGCGCCGCGACCGTCGGCTATGCGTCGGCGGCCGACATCCGCGCCGTGCTAGACCCGCTCAAGGCGCTAAGCCCGGACTTCGCGCGCCAATGGGCGGAGATGCGGGTGGAGGAAGCCTCGATCTGGTCGAAGGGGCTGGTCGGGCCAAGCGGCAAGGTGGCGACCTATGACTACTTCATGCTGGCGCCCGCGGGCGTCGGCAAGGACATAACGCTCAGCCTTTATCGGAAGCGCGGTTAG
- a CDS encoding VOC family protein has product MNALKNIRNIDYTVLFARDMNKMRRFYEDVMGFAVHSSLGEGWTAYQVGSCMLALTERGLMFNDAPTPAGALSVQLAFRVTPGQVDQCADTLRDKGVAIVSEPTDHPWGHRTLFFRDPDGNVLEIYADI; this is encoded by the coding sequence ATGAATGCACTGAAGAACATCAGGAACATCGACTACACCGTCCTCTTCGCCCGCGACATGAACAAGATGCGCCGCTTCTACGAGGACGTGATGGGCTTCGCGGTTCATTCCAGCCTGGGCGAGGGCTGGACTGCCTACCAGGTCGGCTCGTGCATGCTGGCGCTCACCGAGCGCGGACTGATGTTCAATGACGCGCCGACGCCGGCGGGTGCTCTCTCGGTGCAGCTCGCCTTCCGTGTGACGCCGGGCCAGGTTGACCAATGCGCCGACACGTTGCGCGATAAGGGGGTGGCGATCGTAAGCGAACCGACTGACCACCCTTGGGGCCACCGAACGCTGTTCTTTCGCGATCCCGATGGCAATGTGCTGGAGATCTATGCGGACATCTAG
- a CDS encoding helix-turn-helix transcriptional regulator: protein MRRADRLFQIIQILRRSSRPITASRIAEELETSRRSVYRDIADLVGQRVPIRGEAGLGYVLDRDYDMPPLMLTPDELEAAVLGAQWVADKGDAVLAGAARDLIAKIATVVPERLRPFISNPTVGAPLGRASLPDGLDIAKVRASTRKGHKIRIRYRNEQGDESERVIWPTMIGYAETVRLLAAWCELRQDFRHFRTDRISAATFLDERIGCRPGELRNRWKRHMAAQGIQLPPG, encoded by the coding sequence TTGCGCCGCGCCGACAGACTGTTCCAGATCATCCAGATCCTGCGGCGCTCGAGCCGGCCGATCACCGCCAGCCGGATCGCCGAAGAGCTCGAAACCTCGCGCCGCTCGGTCTATCGCGACATCGCCGATCTCGTCGGACAGCGCGTGCCGATCCGGGGCGAGGCCGGCCTCGGCTATGTACTCGACCGTGACTACGACATGCCGCCGCTGATGCTGACCCCGGACGAGCTGGAGGCGGCGGTGCTCGGCGCGCAATGGGTGGCCGACAAGGGCGATGCCGTGCTGGCCGGCGCGGCGCGCGACCTGATCGCCAAGATCGCCACCGTCGTGCCCGAACGGCTGCGCCCCTTCATCAGCAATCCAACCGTCGGCGCGCCGCTCGGCCGCGCGAGCCTGCCAGACGGGCTCGACATCGCGAAGGTACGGGCCTCGACCCGCAAGGGCCACAAGATCCGGATCCGCTACCGCAACGAACAGGGCGACGAGAGCGAGCGCGTGATTTGGCCGACCATGATCGGCTATGCCGAGACTGTGCGGTTGCTCGCGGCCTGGTGCGAGCTGCGCCAGGATTTCCGCCATTTCCGCACCGACCGGATCTCGGCCGCGACCTTTCTCGACGAGCGCATCGGCTGCCGGCCGGGAGAGCTGCGCAACCGCTGGAAGCGGCATATGGCGGCGCAGGGGATTCAACTGCCGCCAGGCTAG
- a CDS encoding VOC family protein, translating to MNFVSTRIITGDVKRLVAFYEAATGIKLTRYTEDFAELVTEAGTLAIGSTRTLQLFGGDDVASPAANRTAIIEFRVADVDAEYRRLGGLIEGALVQAPTTMPWGNRSLLFRDPDGNLVNFFTPVTAEAIRKFER from the coding sequence ATGAATTTCGTTTCGACCCGCATCATCACCGGCGACGTGAAGCGGCTCGTCGCCTTCTACGAGGCGGCGACGGGTATCAAGCTCACGCGCTACACTGAGGATTTCGCCGAGCTCGTCACGGAGGCCGGCACACTGGCGATCGGCAGCACCCGCACCTTGCAGCTCTTCGGCGGCGACGATGTCGCAAGCCCGGCGGCAAATCGCACCGCCATCATCGAGTTCCGCGTCGCCGATGTGGATGCAGAATATCGCCGCCTGGGCGGTCTCATTGAAGGCGCGCTGGTGCAGGCGCCGACGACGATGCCCTGGGGCAACCGCTCGCTGCTGTTTCGCGATCCCGACGGCAATCTGGTGAATTTCTTCACGCCGGTGACGGCGGAGGCGATCAGGAAATTCGAGCGGTGA
- a CDS encoding KamA family radical SAM protein encodes MTTDLEQPAADTAWQDDVRAGVRHVRDLAPLPLSPAERAAAQEAAAAHKVRVPKPYLDLIDWSDPEDPIRAQVIPSPDELVATEGELDDPIGDHAFSPVPRLTHRHADRVLLFPTYQCAVYCRFCFRKESLTSIGRGYTREALEPALAYIASHPEIREVILTGGDPLSLPDKALAEIRARLEAIPHLRLLRIHTRVPVALPSRITSGLVEALQGRLMVTVVTHFNHPRELTQAAEAACRVMRQAGFVLLNQSVLLKGINDKVEVLEELCRELMYRLGVKPYYLHHGDLARGMAHRRTSIAEGQALVAELRRRLSGICNPTYVIDLPDGGGKVPLAASHIEGRAGGPWLILGQDGKLREYREVLV; translated from the coding sequence ATGACCACCGATCTTGAACAACCGGCCGCCGACACCGCCTGGCAGGACGACGTCCGCGCCGGCGTGCGCCATGTCCGCGACCTCGCCCCGCTGCCGCTCTCGCCGGCCGAGCGCGCCGCCGCCCAAGAGGCCGCGGCCGCCCACAAGGTGCGCGTGCCAAAGCCCTATCTCGACCTGATCGACTGGAGCGATCCCGAGGACCCGATCCGCGCCCAGGTGATCCCGTCGCCGGATGAGCTGGTCGCCACGGAGGGCGAGCTCGACGATCCGATCGGCGACCATGCCTTCAGCCCGGTGCCCAGGCTGACGCACCGCCATGCCGACCGCGTGCTGCTGTTCCCGACCTATCAGTGTGCCGTCTATTGCCGCTTCTGCTTCAGGAAAGAGTCGCTGACCTCCATCGGTCGCGGCTACACGCGCGAGGCGCTGGAGCCGGCACTGGCCTATATCGCAAGCCATCCGGAAATCCGCGAGGTGATCCTGACCGGCGGCGATCCGCTGTCGCTGCCCGACAAGGCGCTTGCAGAAATCCGTGCCCGCCTGGAGGCGATCCCGCATCTCAGGCTGCTGCGTATCCACACCCGTGTGCCCGTGGCGTTGCCGTCGCGCATCACGTCCGGCCTGGTAGAGGCGCTGCAGGGCCGGCTGATGGTGACGGTCGTCACCCACTTCAACCATCCGCGTGAGCTTACGCAGGCGGCCGAGGCGGCTTGCCGTGTCATGCGGCAGGCGGGTTTCGTGCTGCTCAACCAGAGCGTTTTGCTGAAAGGCATCAACGACAAGGTCGAGGTGCTGGAGGAGCTCTGCCGCGAGCTGATGTATAGGCTTGGTGTAAAGCCCTATTACCTGCACCACGGCGACCTCGCGCGCGGCATGGCGCACCGCCGCACCTCGATCGCCGAAGGCCAGGCGTTGGTCGCCGAACTGCGCCGTCGGCTCTCCGGCATCTGCAATCCGACCTATGTCATCGACCTGCCGGACGGCGGCGGCAAGGTTCCGCTGGCGGCGAGCCATATCGAGGGCCGCGCGGGCGGCCCCTGGCTGATTCTTGGCCAGGACGGCAAGCTGAGGGAATATCGCGAGGTGCTGGTCTGA
- a CDS encoding BA14K family protein encodes MKALLGIAGGFVLTLAVFASGLAFATWLLAAKPVRQATPAIGVSELWTKDAQPVDPQKQNLERIPAQQAAATPAKAGEPGLSESTKADGGTQTTALATPAPPLQPLPGVSGPGQPAPPATGGPQQPAAVDQGAQQQQLPVAHLQWCAARYRSYRPAENSYRSYSGELRPCISPYYEPGGGRTASTEAGQNEQAAANDRPDAIADQMSDDQAEMEGYAPSSGGYATTYGGPPEEISPQTSGRPVSADHVDYCFSRYRSYDPRDNTYQPFDGGPRRQCE; translated from the coding sequence GTGAAGGCTTTGTTGGGAATTGCTGGCGGCTTCGTGCTGACCTTGGCCGTGTTCGCCAGCGGGCTCGCCTTCGCCACGTGGCTGCTCGCCGCCAAGCCGGTGCGCCAGGCAACGCCGGCGATCGGCGTTTCCGAGCTCTGGACGAAGGATGCGCAGCCGGTCGATCCGCAGAAACAGAACCTTGAACGCATTCCCGCCCAGCAGGCGGCGGCCACGCCGGCCAAGGCCGGCGAACCGGGCCTGAGCGAGTCGACCAAGGCGGATGGCGGAACGCAGACGACGGCGCTCGCTACGCCAGCGCCGCCACTGCAGCCATTGCCCGGCGTCTCTGGCCCGGGCCAGCCCGCGCCGCCCGCCACCGGCGGGCCCCAGCAGCCGGCCGCGGTCGATCAGGGCGCGCAGCAACAGCAACTGCCCGTCGCCCATTTGCAATGGTGCGCCGCTCGCTATCGCAGCTACCGCCCGGCGGAAAACAGCTACCGCTCCTACAGCGGCGAGCTGCGCCCCTGCATTTCACCTTATTACGAGCCCGGTGGCGGCCGCACCGCCTCGACCGAAGCCGGCCAGAATGAACAGGCGGCAGCGAACGATCGGCCGGACGCCATCGCCGACCAGATGAGTGACGACCAGGCCGAGATGGAGGGCTATGCTCCGTCCTCCGGTGGCTACGCCACCACCTATGGCGGCCCGCCGGAAGAGATTTCGCCCCAGACATCTGGTCGCCCGGTGTCGGCCGACCACGTCGACTACTGCTTCAGTCGCTACCGCTCCTACGATCCGCGCGACAACACCTACCAGCCCTTCGACGGCGGCCCCCGCCGCCAGTGCGAGTAG
- a CDS encoding alpha-hydroxy acid oxidase, with protein sequence MTGMACIEDLRQAARRRVPRVFSDYLEAGSYAEQTLRANRADLERIMLKQRVLVDVEQRDTATTILGEKVALPVALAPIGLGGMQWADGEILACRAAKAAGVPYTMSTMSICSIEDVADAVGYPFWFQLYVMKDRGFVRSLVERAIASRCGALVLTVDLQVLGQRHADIRNGLSVPPALKLRTILDIASHPAWAARMLTAKRWGFGNLAGHLRGEDDVRAVADWVANQFDATLNWSDVEWIRSVWPGKLILKGILNTDDARSACEAGADAIVVSNHGGRQLDGAPSTISMLPRIAEAVGSQVEVLFDGGVRSGQDVMRALALGARACLVGRAYVYGLGAGGEAGVATAIEILRKELSVTMALTGTRSVAEIDGRVLN encoded by the coding sequence ATGACCGGGATGGCCTGCATCGAAGACCTGCGCCAGGCGGCGCGGCGACGGGTGCCGCGCGTCTTCAGCGACTATCTCGAAGCCGGCTCCTACGCCGAGCAGACGCTGCGCGCCAACCGCGCCGACCTCGAGCGCATCATGCTGAAGCAGCGCGTGCTGGTCGATGTCGAGCAGCGCGACACGGCAACCACGATCCTCGGCGAGAAGGTCGCGCTGCCGGTGGCGCTGGCGCCGATCGGTCTCGGCGGCATGCAATGGGCCGATGGCGAAATCCTCGCCTGCCGCGCCGCCAAGGCCGCCGGCGTTCCCTACACGATGAGCACGATGTCGATCTGCTCCATCGAGGACGTGGCTGATGCCGTCGGCTACCCATTCTGGTTTCAGCTCTATGTGATGAAGGATCGCGGTTTCGTGCGCTCACTGGTCGAGCGGGCGATCGCCAGCCGCTGCGGCGCGCTGGTGCTCACCGTCGACCTGCAGGTGCTTGGCCAGCGCCATGCGGATATCCGGAACGGGCTTTCGGTGCCGCCTGCCCTGAAACTTCGCACCATCCTCGACATAGCGAGCCATCCGGCCTGGGCGGCCCGCATGCTCACCGCAAAGCGCTGGGGCTTCGGCAACCTCGCCGGCCACCTCAGGGGCGAGGACGACGTCCGGGCGGTGGCGGACTGGGTGGCGAACCAGTTCGACGCGACGCTGAACTGGAGCGACGTCGAATGGATCCGGAGCGTCTGGCCGGGCAAGCTCATCCTCAAGGGCATCCTCAACACCGACGATGCGCGCAGTGCCTGTGAGGCCGGCGCCGACGCCATCGTGGTTTCCAACCATGGCGGTCGGCAACTCGACGGCGCGCCCTCGACGATCTCGATGCTGCCCAGGATAGCAGAGGCCGTCGGCTCGCAGGTGGAAGTGCTGTTCGATGGCGGCGTGCGCTCGGGCCAGGATGTGATGCGGGCGCTGGCTCTGGGTGCCCGCGCCTGCCTCGTCGGCCGCGCCTATGTCTATGGCCTCGGCGCCGGCGGCGAGGCCGGTGTGGCGACAGCAATAGAGATCCTGCGCAAGGAACTGTCGGTCACCATGGCGCTGACCGGGACACGGAGTGTCGCCGAGATCGACGGCAGGGTGCTGAATTAG
- a CDS encoding TetR/AcrR family transcriptional regulator: MPRASDATRPVILQAAYRLFRRRGFFRVGMEEIAEAAGVTKRTLYYHFDSKDALLTAVLASQHERTFADFQNYGIELSGGADALIDKLFEGLVKWSSKPHWAGSGFTRLAIELADLSGHPARSIARQHKALMEKQLEMLLAGARIPSPKERARELFVLIEGTMVMILIHGDQSYCTAAADAAKRLMAVGSPPSGP; this comes from the coding sequence ATGCCCAGAGCATCCGACGCGACCAGGCCCGTGATCCTGCAGGCGGCGTACAGGCTGTTTCGCCGCCGAGGCTTCTTCCGCGTCGGCATGGAGGAGATCGCTGAGGCCGCCGGCGTCACCAAGCGCACGCTCTACTACCATTTCGACAGCAAGGACGCGCTGTTGACTGCCGTGCTCGCTTCGCAGCACGAGCGCACCTTCGCCGATTTCCAGAACTACGGCATCGAGCTGTCGGGCGGTGCCGACGCGCTGATCGACAAGCTGTTCGAGGGATTGGTTAAATGGTCGTCCAAGCCGCACTGGGCCGGCTCCGGCTTCACCCGGCTGGCGATCGAGCTCGCCGACCTCTCCGGCCATCCTGCACGCTCGATCGCGCGCCAGCACAAGGCGTTGATGGAAAAGCAGCTGGAAATGCTGCTTGCCGGAGCCAGGATACCGTCGCCGAAGGAGAGGGCGCGCGAGCTGTTCGTGCTGATCGAGGGAACCATGGTGATGATCCTGATCCACGGCGACCAGAGCTACTGTACGGCGGCGGCGGACGCGGCGAAGAGGTTGATGGCAGTTGGTTCCCCGCCCTCTGGCCCTTGA
- a CDS encoding globin family protein has product MTPDQIKLVQESFREVVPIKEAAAALFYEKLFALDGSLKTLFRETDMKKQGAKLMAALGFVTHGLSRAETILPTVQDLARRHVGYGVEEHHYATVGQALIETLDAGLGEAFTSEVRQAWTAAYGLLASVMIAAARDVQLAA; this is encoded by the coding sequence ATGACACCCGATCAGATCAAGCTTGTGCAGGAGAGTTTTCGCGAAGTCGTCCCGATCAAGGAGGCCGCCGCGGCTTTGTTCTACGAGAAGCTGTTCGCCCTCGACGGCAGCCTCAAGACGCTGTTTCGCGAGACCGACATGAAGAAGCAGGGCGCCAAGCTGATGGCCGCGCTGGGCTTCGTCACGCATGGGCTGTCGCGCGCCGAGACCATCCTGCCTACCGTCCAGGACCTCGCCCGGCGCCATGTCGGCTACGGCGTCGAGGAGCATCACTATGCGACCGTCGGCCAGGCGCTGATCGAGACGCTCGATGCGGGCTTGGGCGAGGCTTTCACGTCGGAGGTGCGCCAGGCCTGGACCGCCGCCTACGGCCTGCTGGCGAGTGTGATGATCGCCGCGGCGCGGGACGTGCAACTGGCTGCTTGA
- a CDS encoding FAD-binding oxidoreductase has protein sequence MPLLPALLPTATIWDAAELASRDPGFDARNFGASALVRPRDVEGVATLVKFCAEHGISLIPQGGRTGLAGGAATSAGQVICDLGGLNQIEEIDPFARVAIVQAGVTLGALQEAAAVHGLDPGIDLAARGSATIGGMVSTNAGGIMAFRNGTMRHRVLGLEAVLPDGRVFSDLTRVLKTSAGYDLKHLFIGAEGTLGIVTRVAVRLDPVAGASATALVGVPDAASAQRIVRHFLGSTSARLSAAEILWRNFASLMQRALNYAPGSLPLDAPCLLVLGLGADSVEAARGALEDGLAAIWDEVGIIDGLVASSEAQAAAMWRLREETAAIESAHPMVPSFDVSVPGGALDAYVARIEAGLKALDASYAPYVYGHLADGNPHISINCDGPVPHERHAAIEDVLYDGLREAGGSFSAEHGVGLEKRDAYERHADSVKRDLAKAIKALIDPGNVMNPGKVVG, from the coding sequence ATGCCCCTCCTCCCCGCCCTCCTCCCCACCGCGACCATCTGGGATGCCGCCGAACTCGCCTCCCGCGATCCCGGTTTCGATGCGCGCAATTTCGGCGCTTCGGCGCTGGTGCGGCCGCGTGATGTCGAGGGCGTCGCGACGCTGGTGAAGTTCTGCGCGGAGCATGGCATCAGCCTTATCCCTCAGGGCGGGCGCACGGGGCTGGCAGGCGGGGCGGCGACGTCCGCCGGTCAGGTGATCTGCGATCTCGGCGGGCTCAACCAGATCGAGGAGATCGATCCGTTCGCGCGGGTGGCGATCGTGCAGGCAGGCGTGACGCTGGGCGCGCTGCAGGAGGCTGCGGCGGTGCATGGGCTCGACCCCGGCATCGACCTTGCCGCGCGCGGCAGCGCCACCATCGGCGGCATGGTTTCCACCAATGCCGGCGGCATCATGGCCTTCCGCAACGGCACGATGCGCCACCGCGTGCTGGGCCTGGAGGCCGTGCTGCCGGACGGGCGGGTGTTTTCCGATCTTACCCGGGTGCTGAAGACCAGCGCCGGCTACGACCTGAAACATCTCTTCATCGGCGCGGAGGGCACGCTCGGCATCGTCACCCGCGTGGCTGTGCGGCTCGACCCGGTGGCAGGCGCCAGCGCCACGGCGCTGGTCGGCGTGCCGGATGCGGCAAGCGCGCAGCGCATCGTGCGGCATTTCCTGGGCTCGACCAGCGCGCGGCTTTCCGCCGCCGAGATCCTGTGGCGCAATTTCGCGTCGCTCATGCAGCGGGCGCTGAACTATGCGCCGGGCAGCCTGCCGCTCGATGCGCCTTGCCTTCTGGTGCTGGGGCTCGGCGCCGACAGTGTCGAGGCGGCGAGAGGCGCGCTGGAGGATGGGCTGGCGGCGATCTGGGACGAGGTCGGCATCATCGACGGGCTGGTCGCGAGCTCCGAGGCGCAAGCCGCAGCGATGTGGCGGCTGCGCGAGGAGACCGCCGCAATCGAGAGCGCGCACCCGATGGTGCCCTCCTTCGACGTGTCGGTGCCGGGCGGCGCGCTGGACGCCTATGTGGCGCGCATCGAGGCGGGGCTGAAGGCGCTCGACGCTTCCTACGCCCCTTACGTCTACGGCCATCTCGCCGACGGCAATCCGCACATCTCGATCAATTGCGACGGGCCGGTCCCGCATGAGCGGCACGCGGCGATCGAGGATGTGCTTTATGACGGCCTGCGCGAAGCCGGCGGCTCGTTCTCGGCCGAGCATGGGGTGGGGCTGGAGAAGCGCGACGCCTATGAGCGGCATGCGGATTCGGTGAAGCGGGATTTGGCGAAGGCGATCAAGGCGTTGATCGATCCGGGTAACGTGATGAATCCGGGGAAGGTCGTGGGGTGA